In Planctomycetia bacterium, the following proteins share a genomic window:
- a CDS encoding nucleotide pyrophosphohydrolase, which yields MDDASTTVAELRALVRRFVDERQWSQFHTPKNLAMSVAIEAAELMEHFQWLTAEQSAAVAVDAGKRQAVGEELADVVCYALALANALDLDLADSVARKMLRNAEKYPTGEFQGRYGHDDPGPQATGGGN from the coding sequence ATGGACGACGCATCGACCACGGTTGCCGAGCTGCGAGCCCTCGTTCGCCGCTTCGTCGACGAGCGCCAATGGAGCCAGTTTCATACTCCGAAGAACTTGGCGATGTCCGTGGCGATCGAAGCCGCCGAGTTGATGGAGCATTTTCAATGGCTCACGGCCGAGCAATCGGCGGCCGTTGCCGTGGATGCCGGCAAGCGGCAGGCCGTCGGGGAAGAACTGGCCGACGTCGTCTGTTATGCGCTCGCCTTGGCGAACGCTCTCGATCTCGACTTGGCAGACTCCGTCGCGCGGAAGATGCTTCGCAACGCCGAGAAGTATCCGACCGGCGAGTTTCAAGGTCGCTACGGCCACGACGATCCCGGCCCGCAAGCCACGGGCGGCGGCAACTGA